One Ranitomeya variabilis isolate aRanVar5 chromosome 4, aRanVar5.hap1, whole genome shotgun sequence genomic window, agaaggagatcttgggaggaccagagattacgtgtccTCAACTCTGGACTaatctgtttctagagccgtagtagaagatgaagatgtcgtcctcatcatgaagtagttatttctcatgtcgcgtgtaatgaatatctcctgcagtattactaatgccgattccagggtcggtaaatgagacgagaattagcgatatggaagatgagtctatgaggaacgtattcagctgccgactccgaggaggaaactgcttgttgtctgtggcctaaatatataggatttattagtagatgtaaagaaggaaactaaatactgtaaaataataaatctcctcatatgtttcccttattatctccagtaattgtattattacacaggattcttatgatgttacatcggctcatcttctcattcaggtctctacaatatcggatcctctcagtgaagatcttctacaaaagagaatttttCTTATTTACCCATGAAagctggatatggacagagacaagatggcggagaggatattacacctcaccctagagatcctcttctggcttactggagaggtgagagattctgatgacgtcacattacatcattcttatctatgggaataacagatggacagaactggagaggtgaggactctggaaatgtctgtagtgagatttattaatgtgtctccattaccaggattacacagtggtgaagaagacctctagtgatcgctgtcaggaccctgtgtctgagggatggggaagacccctgagcccaatcacggggcctccacctcacctcctgatccatgaggacatcaatgaccagaagatcctagaactcatctacaagatgactgagctgctgactggagaggtgacactgctgggaatgctgggacattatacagtaacactatgaagggatcgggggatgacggtatcattgtatgtgtcaggttcttataaggtgtcaggatgtcgctgtctatttctccatggaggagtgggagtatttagaaggacacagagatctgtacaagaacgtcataatggaggttccccagcccctcacatctccaggtaatagacaggactaaatacacacggcctataattatctgtatgtaaagaatgaattcaccccctgtatgtgtttcctccagatctatccagtaagaggacaacaccagagaggtgtccccgtcctcttcttccacaggactgtaaccaagaagatcccagtgctcctcaggatcatcaggtagatggagagaaggtgtcaggagatctcccctatgatgtgtagacgccggtgaaggtcttgtgctcagtcttgttttatccaccagtattatatgttttatacttgtgtaatgagaacggtggagatggcaggattagagctggtcatagatgggacttctccatctgtcggtgacttttataatatttgtttcagggtgaagatctgacccatattaatactacagagacatatgtgaggggggatgagtggtgtaaagaggagattcccacatatggctacccaggtgagtagtgaccactaaatgcagagaagtcacagattcttctcatcaccggctgtggctgctttatcagtggtgtagtccggccgtattaccatgatcaccattttgcctctagaccacaacattctcctccacccaaaactgttcaaatgactttggtcattgaaagcccttttctatagaacttacaacctggtagatccacctaccccctgggtttaggagacgctgttacctgcccagaaCTGTGACCTACAaagccaaattattattattatttatatagcaccattaattccatggtgctgtacatgagacggggttacatcaaaatgcaaatatcactcACAGTAAacagcccttgcgggcttacattctacaggattatggtgaAGAAGACAGTTGGTCGagtgttgcagtagctccgatggtgttgaggtggctgtgtggtcattgcaggttgtaagctttcctgaagaggtgggttttcaggttccttttgacagatccaaatgtggtggaaaaccagacgtgttggggcacagaattccaaatgatgggggatattcgggagaagtctaggaggcgattgggtgaggagcaaataagcgtggtggagtgaaggaggtcttgggaggaccggagattacgtgagggaagatattgagagattattttggaggagaaaggttatggatggctttgtaggtcagtgtttaaTAGTTGAAACTGGATATGCTggaaaattgggagccagtgaagggatttgcaaagaggggatgtAGGACTGTAGATAGgatagagattaattagtcggcagcagagttaaggactgactggagaggtgcgagagtgttagaaggtaggccacagaggaggacatagcaatagtcgaggcgggagataataagggcatgcacaagcattttggtagagtgagggttgaggaaaggacggaatttggaaatatttttgagctggaggcgacaggaggtagcgagagcttggatgtgcggtttgaacgaCAGGACAGTGTCAAGggctactccaaggcagcggattaccgggatAGGGGAAagtgtgtgatttcatttattttgatagatagatcaggtagggaagatatgcgagatggaggaaagataattagttcagatatagtttagccaaatgacagcgtacgtagaatgttctGACAAGATAGACATcatttgaagaaaaatattatgatgggcctgtaagagaaagcggagggtaatgatgctgttggcttcctagaaccctgagatcttatcggagGAATCTCCCttttctcccttctgtgctgctgaatgtgatcatatggtccctacaagaccaggtccagtctttctggccaaacttcacttttatgatgggcaacattaaatgtgcagtgaggccaagtgtgaatttctggacaataacagagtttccctttatcctgacttttcaatttgtattaaaaccgactaacttccaggaggattgtgataatctacataaaacccatcacaccggtgccatgatatatctctgagctgtgcatggctgatggctgtaatatacactgctcaaaaaaatatagggaacactaaaatctcacatcctagatatcaatgaatgaaatattccagttgtaaatctttattcattacatagtggaatgtgttgagaacaataaaacataaaaatgatcaatgtaaatcaaaatgaatatcctacggaggtctggatttggaatgatactcaaaatcaaagtggaaaatgaagttacagactgatccacCTTCActtgaaatgtctcaagacaaggaaatcatgctcagttgtgtgtgtgtggccgccacgtgcctgtatgacctccctacaacgcctggacatgctcctgacgaGGCGGTGACTGGTCTCCTGAGggacctcctcccagacctggactaaagcatctgtcaactcctggacagtctgtggtgcaatgtgacattggtagatggtgcaagacatgatgtcccagatgtgttcagtcggattcaggtctggagaaccggcgggccagtccatagcttcaatgctttcatcttgcaggaactgctgccacactccagccacattagttctggcattgtcctgcattaggaggaacccagggccatccgcaccagcatatggtctcacaaggggtctgaggatctcatctcggtacctaatggcagtcaggctacctctggcgagcacatggagggctgtgcggccctccaaagagatgccacccaacaccattactgacccactgccaaacttgtcatgctgaaggatgttgcaggcagcagatcgctctccatgacgtctccaggctctgtcacatgtgctcaatgtgaacctgctttcatctgtgaagagcacagggtgccagtggcgaatttgccaatcctggtgttatgtggcaaatgccaagcgtcctgcttggtgttgggctgtgagcacaacccccatctgtggacatcgagcactcagaccatcttcatggcgtcggtttctaaccttttgtgcagacatatgcacatttgtggcttgctggaggtcattttgctgggctctggcagctctcctcctgttcctccttgcacaaaggctaaggtagcggtcctggtgctgggttgttgccctcctgcggccccctccatgtctactggtgttctggcctgtctcctggtagcgcctccatactctggacactacgatgacagacacagcaaaccttcttgccacagctcgcattgatgtgccatcctggatgagctgcactacctgagccacttgtgtgggttgttgaatccgtctcatgctaccacgagtgtgaaagcacaaccaacattcaaaagtgaccaaaatatcagccagaaagcattggtcctGAGATGTGGTCtcttgtccccacctgcagaaccactcctgtaTTGAGGGTgtcctgataattgccaataatttccgtctgttgtctattccatttgcacaacagcatgtgaaattgattgtcagtgttgcttcctaagtggacagtttgatttcacagaagtttgatttacttggagttagattctgttgtttaagtgttcccgtttttttttttgagcagtaaatATGTTGGCATgactcgagccctggtttcatggattcactccacgtcataaattacattgtttttgatcctaagaaatttatattactgcacaatctctcctgaaatggggagaagtattattttctctaatcttctggtcaggattcatagtagctccaatggtccatcataaatgaatgcaactctggtttactgttgtttaatctttgtttgtagttttcagttaatgagattctcgtgctcttgggcggggctttatgtggtgctcggaTTACATATGCACCTTTATTGACCTATGACAGGTCACTGGTCCCTCACTGACCTGTCCgccatttttacataatgcatataatagtgttgatattattgttgacaATGCCTATAATATTGCGGTTATTGGGAGgcttagaaaaaaataattacatccagcaaaatgacacCAGCGGCGCCTGTCCAGTAGCATCTATATCTAacttatagatgctactgcgcaggcgccaccaTTGACCTTATGACCTgttataagccaatacagatgaatatgtaatcagagcaccacaaagTCCCGCCCACAGTCCCACGCCAGAGCATGAGAATTTTATtacctgaaaactacaaatacagattaaacaacaaccacaagacggatttcatcaccaggtatcagtgtaatcagtataacggcaccgacctgacagtgactgtagtcactgagcacaatcctgctgacaggttcc contains:
- the LOC143768299 gene encoding oocyte zinc finger protein XlCOF29-like, whose translation is MDRDKMAERILHLTLEILFWLTGEDYTVVKKTSSDRCQDPVSEGWGRPLSPITGPPPHLLIHEDINDQKILELIYKMTELLTGEVTLLGMLGHYTVTL